In Haemophilus parainfluenzae, one genomic interval encodes:
- a CDS encoding NAD(P)H-dependent oxidoreductase, which translates to MNILLLNGGKAFGHSHGELNHTLHKKAKEVLTALGHNVKETVIDAGYDIEAEIEKFLWMDAVIWQMPVWWMHEPWTVKKYIDEVFIAGHGKLYHSDGRHRVSPTEGFGTGGLLQGKKHMLSLTWNAPIEAFTREGDFFEGKDVDAVYMPFHKLNEFLGMSRLPTFTCNDVVKNPQVEQYLADYQVHLKKVFG; encoded by the coding sequence ATGAACATTTTATTATTAAACGGTGGTAAAGCTTTCGGCCATTCTCATGGTGAGTTAAACCACACGCTTCACAAAAAAGCAAAAGAAGTTTTGACCGCACTTGGACACAATGTAAAAGAAACTGTGATTGATGCTGGCTATGATATTGAGGCAGAAATCGAAAAATTCTTGTGGATGGATGCCGTGATTTGGCAGATGCCTGTTTGGTGGATGCACGAGCCTTGGACAGTGAAGAAATACATAGACGAAGTATTTATCGCTGGACACGGCAAGCTTTACCACAGTGATGGCCGTCATCGTGTCAGCCCGACCGAAGGCTTCGGTACAGGTGGTTTATTGCAAGGCAAAAAACACATGCTTTCGCTTACTTGGAATGCGCCGATTGAAGCGTTCACCCGTGAAGGCGACTTCTTTGAAGGCAAAGATGTGGATGCTGTGTACATGCCTTTCCACAAACTCAACGAGTTCCTCGGTATGAGCCGTTTACCGACATTTACATGTAACGATGTAGTTAAAAATCCACAAGTAGAACAATACTTAGCAGACTATCAAGTACACTTGAAAAAAGTGTTCGGTTAA
- a CDS encoding ATP-binding protein yields MQRKIIQSLEKWKHKTNRKPLIIQGARQVGKTWAMKHFGEQSFEKVAYINFDNNPRMKTLFSGDYDIDRLMLGLKIESGVDIQAENTLIIFDEVQEVPQALSSLKYFYENVPQFYIVAAGSLLGVSLHHQVSFPVGKVDFLPLYPMDFHEFLTALGKQDLVKLLELKDWSLISAMKTTYIDLLRLYYFVGGMPEALKVFIETQNVDEVRQVQRNLLMAYEQDFSKHIHDGQTVQKVRSIWASIPEQLAKENKKFIYAQLQKGARSKDYEIALQWLKDSGLVHSVPRVKKPHLPLSAYQDNAFKLYGLDVGLLAAQSNLDASVLLEGSRIFTEFKGALTEQYVLQQLIATQENPVFYWATEKGTAEVDFVVQRKQAVIPIEVKAEENLKAKSLKVYVEQFQPAQAIRFSMADYREQDWLVNVPLYACSI; encoded by the coding sequence ATGCAGCGTAAAATCATACAATCCTTAGAAAAGTGGAAGCACAAAACAAACAGAAAACCATTAATTATTCAAGGAGCAAGACAGGTAGGAAAAACCTGGGCGATGAAACACTTTGGCGAGCAATCCTTTGAAAAAGTGGCGTATATCAACTTTGATAATAACCCTCGCATGAAAACGCTATTTTCTGGCGACTATGATATCGATCGCTTAATGCTCGGTTTGAAAATTGAAAGCGGTGTCGATATTCAAGCAGAAAACACTCTGATTATTTTTGATGAAGTACAAGAAGTCCCGCAAGCATTATCATCACTCAAATATTTTTACGAAAATGTACCTCAGTTTTATATCGTCGCGGCAGGCTCATTGCTTGGGGTGTCGCTACATCATCAAGTCTCTTTTCCTGTCGGCAAAGTGGACTTTCTACCACTTTATCCCATGGATTTTCATGAATTTTTAACCGCACTTGGCAAACAAGATTTAGTGAAATTGCTTGAGCTGAAAGACTGGTCGCTAATTTCAGCCATGAAAACCACTTATATTGATTTACTCCGTTTATATTATTTTGTAGGCGGTATGCCTGAAGCGTTAAAAGTATTTATCGAAACACAAAATGTCGATGAAGTGCGTCAAGTACAACGTAATTTATTGATGGCGTATGAACAAGATTTTTCCAAACATATTCACGATGGCCAAACTGTGCAAAAAGTGCGGTCAATTTGGGCTTCCATTCCTGAGCAACTTGCCAAAGAAAATAAAAAATTTATCTATGCTCAGCTACAAAAAGGGGCGAGAAGCAAAGACTATGAAATTGCTCTGCAATGGCTAAAAGACAGCGGCTTAGTGCATAGCGTGCCTCGTGTGAAAAAGCCACATTTACCACTTTCCGCTTATCAAGATAACGCCTTTAAATTGTATGGGTTAGATGTCGGGCTACTTGCCGCACAAAGCAATTTGGATGCCAGCGTACTTCTAGAAGGTAGCCGTATTTTCACTGAATTTAAAGGAGCTTTAACCGAACAATATGTCTTGCAACAATTGATTGCCACGCAAGAAAACCCTGTTTTTTATTGGGCCACTGAAAAAGGCACAGCAGAGGTCGATTTTGTTGTACAACGTAAGCAAGCTGTGATTCCGATTGAAGTCAAAGCAGAAGAAAATTTAAAAGCGAAAAGTTTGAAAGTGTATGTAGAACAATTTCAGCCAGCGCAAGCTATTCGTTTTTCCATGGCGGATTATCGGGAGCAGGATTGGCTGGTGAATGTGCCGTTGTATGCTTGTTCTATTTAA
- a CDS encoding LysR family transcriptional regulator codes for MQNFNELNYFLTLAQTQSFVKAGQLLGISSSALSHSMKNLETRLNLRLFNRTTRNVSLTEAGQQLFDQLSPLYQAINQEVDALNDFLNTPSGLIRINAPSMAAEAVLYPKLKPILNQYPKIRLEIVVDDRWADIVKEGFDMGVRLGNKVAKEMIAVPISAPLKMVLVASPDYLAQHGSPKNIDDLQQHRLIGIKLSAEHGTEMQWEFKYKKELITFTPKSQFSINNHLRLQAVSDGLGIAWIAHMSVADALNSGHLVELLPEYAMTYEPLYLYYPSRRGHSNVFKLIVDALKLKAA; via the coding sequence ATGCAGAACTTTAACGAACTGAATTATTTTTTGACGTTGGCGCAAACACAGAGTTTTGTAAAAGCGGGACAGCTTTTGGGGATTTCTTCTTCGGCGTTGAGCCACAGCATGAAAAATTTAGAAACGCGGCTAAATTTGCGCCTGTTCAACCGCACTACGCGCAATGTATCGCTGACCGAAGCGGGGCAGCAGCTTTTCGACCAACTTTCCCCACTTTATCAAGCCATAAACCAAGAAGTCGATGCATTAAATGATTTTTTGAATACGCCATCGGGATTGATTCGCATCAACGCCCCGTCGATGGCAGCGGAAGCCGTGTTGTATCCAAAATTAAAGCCGATTTTGAACCAATACCCGAAAATCCGCTTGGAAATCGTGGTGGACGATCGTTGGGCAGATATTGTGAAAGAAGGATTTGATATGGGCGTTCGGTTAGGTAACAAGGTAGCGAAAGAGATGATTGCGGTGCCGATTTCTGCGCCGCTCAAAATGGTATTGGTTGCCTCGCCCGATTATTTGGCGCAACACGGTTCACCGAAAAATATTGATGATCTGCAACAGCACCGCCTTATCGGCATAAAACTCTCCGCTGAACACGGCACGGAGATGCAGTGGGAATTCAAATACAAAAAAGAGCTGATTACGTTCACGCCAAAATCGCAGTTTTCCATCAACAATCATCTGCGTCTGCAAGCCGTTTCAGACGGCCTTGGCATTGCGTGGATAGCACATATGAGCGTAGCAGATGCACTCAATTCTGGGCACCTGGTCGAACTGTTGCCTGAGTATGCTATGACTTACGAACCGCTTTACCTCTATTACCCCAGCCGCCGCGGGCATTCCAATGTGTTTAAGTTGATTGTGGATGCGCTAAAATTAAAAGCCGCCTGA
- a CDS encoding AAA family ATPase — translation MMCNVNIPRKDNSNLELTLKAGKTTIIIGANGSGKTRLAVYLEEQLGEKAHRIAAHRALSLNPNIEKISEAKAKQGLFYGNPEWAKDISQRKSARWNNKSSTYLLNDFDRLLQYLFAQQNNLAVENHQKSKRGEEITNSETKLDILQEVWERLLPTKKLRITADDIRVSSIGIESADYSASEMSDGERAVFYILGQVLSANEDSILIFDEPELHIHKSIISNLWDEIEKLRPDCSFLMITHDIEFAATRIAKKYVIRNYYSDPAWDISEIPDSELDEQTITLILGSRKPILFVEGEKTSLDMEIYRLCYPEWTVIPKGACKDVIQAVSSLRKLNEDMPILNIKCAGIVDRDTRDNSQIQKLEGEGIKVLLCSEIENIFSRSSVAYEILKIEDFTDDELTNKQEQFKTELLDYIQDKLSGDKLEKFVVKRIHRRIDTYLKNIDLSDTQNSNDMKDKLISELSALTNSKINEWISEMKNEIQKCIDHQDIDGLLEIYEDKGLLQKQLLY, via the coding sequence ATGATGTGTAATGTAAATATCCCCAGAAAAGACAATTCAAATTTAGAATTAACTCTAAAAGCTGGAAAAACAACAATTATTATTGGCGCAAACGGTTCAGGCAAAACTCGGCTTGCTGTATATTTAGAAGAACAGTTAGGCGAAAAAGCACATCGAATCGCAGCGCATAGAGCCTTAAGTTTAAATCCTAATATAGAAAAAATATCAGAGGCTAAAGCCAAACAAGGGCTTTTTTATGGAAATCCTGAGTGGGCAAAAGATATCTCCCAAAGAAAAAGTGCTCGTTGGAATAATAAATCATCAACGTATTTATTAAATGATTTTGACCGCCTTCTACAATATTTATTTGCTCAACAAAATAATCTTGCTGTTGAAAATCACCAAAAAAGCAAGCGTGGTGAAGAAATTACCAATAGCGAAACTAAATTAGACATTTTACAAGAAGTATGGGAACGATTATTACCGACTAAAAAACTGCGTATAACAGCAGATGATATAAGAGTGTCTTCTATTGGTATTGAAAGTGCTGATTATTCTGCTTCAGAGATGAGCGATGGGGAGCGAGCTGTTTTTTATATTTTAGGGCAAGTGCTTTCCGCAAATGAAGATTCTATCTTAATTTTTGATGAACCAGAATTACATATTCACAAATCAATCATTTCTAATTTATGGGATGAAATTGAAAAATTACGTCCTGATTGCTCTTTTTTGATGATTACGCATGATATTGAATTTGCAGCAACACGAATCGCGAAAAAATATGTGATTCGTAATTATTATTCTGATCCTGCTTGGGATATTTCAGAAATTCCAGATAGCGAACTTGATGAGCAAACGATTACTTTGATTTTAGGTAGCAGAAAACCCATTTTATTTGTAGAGGGTGAAAAAACAAGTTTAGATATGGAAATTTATCGTCTTTGTTATCCTGAATGGACAGTTATACCTAAAGGTGCTTGTAAAGATGTCATTCAAGCTGTTTCATCATTACGAAAATTAAATGAAGATATGCCTATATTAAATATAAAGTGTGCAGGGATTGTAGATAGAGATACGCGAGATAACTCTCAAATACAAAAGTTGGAAGGAGAAGGAATCAAAGTACTACTATGTTCTGAAATTGAAAATATATTTAGTCGTTCCTCTGTGGCATATGAAATATTAAAGATAGAGGATTTCACTGATGATGAATTAACTAATAAACAAGAACAATTTAAAACTGAATTACTTGATTATATACAAGATAAGCTATCTGGCGATAAGCTTGAGAAGTTTGTTGTTAAGAGAATTCATAGACGAATTGATACTTACCTGAAAAATATTGATTTATCAGATACACAGAATAGTAATGACATGAAAGATAAACTTATTTCAGAGTTATCAGCTTTAACCAATTCTAAAATCAATGAATGGATTTCTGAAATGAAAAATGAAATTCAAAAATGCATTGACCATCAAGATATAGACGGGTTGCTAGAGATTTATGAAGATAAAGGTTTATTGCAAAAACAGCTTCTATATTAA